In Miscanthus floridulus cultivar M001 chromosome 5, ASM1932011v1, whole genome shotgun sequence, one genomic interval encodes:
- the LOC136453518 gene encoding pentatricopeptide repeat-containing protein At5g42450, mitochondrial-like, producing MPHRDVVSATAAIGALTRRGRHRDALALFSQVLADGVAPNEFTFGTVLRSATALRAPRVGVQLHACAAKVGLCSNVFVGSALLDHYAKMGAMREAQGALDDTREPNVVSYTALIAGLLKNGMFDEADRLFHRMPERNVVSWNAMIGGCSQAGLSEEAVNLFLEMCREGVTPNESTFPCVLTSVANAGALGVGRSVHASAIKFMGKLDVYIGNSLVSFYARCGSLEDGVLAFKKMNRKNVVSWNALICGYAQNGKGEEALDAYRMMRATGLKPDNVTLLGLLFGCNHAGLVDEGYALFKTAETEQPGILKPEHYACVVDLLSRAKRFDDAKRFLEELPFEPGIGFWKALVGGCQIHWNRGLAESVAKRIHALDPKDTSSYILLSNVYFASGSWQSVSMIRREIKEKGMKRITGCSWIEVQDKVHVFSNGDCRHHQSDEIYSMLEACFYSMEDEHEHSIV from the coding sequence ATGCCGCACCGGGACGTCGTCTCTGCCACGGCCGCCATCGGCGCGCTTACCCGCCGCGGCCGACACCGCGACGCCCTGGCACTGTTTTCCCAAGTGCTCGCCGACGGCGTCGCCCCCAACGAGTTCACCTTCGGCACCGTCCTGCGCTCGGCCACCGCTCTTCGAGCCCCGCGCGTCGGCGTGCAGCTCCACGCCTGCGCTGCCAAGGTCGGTCTCTGCTCCAACGTTTTCGTCGGCAGCGCCCTCCTCGACCACTATGCGAAGATGGGCGCTATGAGGGAGGCCCAGGGCGCGCTCGATGACACCCGGGAGCCGAATGTGGTCTCCTACACCGCCCTCATTGCCGGTTTGCTGAAGAATGGGATGTTTGATGAAGCAGACCGATTGTTCCACCGCATGCCAGAGAGGAACGTGGTCTCCTGGAATGCGATGATCGGCGGGTGCAGTCAAGCCGGTCTGAGTGAGGAGGCTGTCAATCTGTTCCTGGAAATGTGCCGAGAAGGTGTCACACCGAATGAGAGCACCTTCCCCTGTGTGCTCACTTCTGTTGCCAATGCAGGGGCACTTGGCGTTGGCAGAAGCGTTCACGCATCAGCCATCAAGTTCATGGGCAAGCTTGACGTTTATATAGGTAATTCTCTTGTGAGCTTCTATGCCAGGTGCGGTAGCTTGGAGGACGGTGTTTTGGCTTTCAAAAAGATGAATCGGAAAAACGTGGTCTCCTGGAACGCACTCATCTGCGGGTATGCACAGAATGGGAAGGGGGAGGAGGCTTTGGATGCTTACAGGATGATGAGAGCAACGGGCCTCAAGCCAGATAATGTCACTCTTCTCGGCTTGCTGTTTGGTTGCAACCATGCTGGTCTGGTTGATGAAGGTTATGCATTGTTCAAGACCGCAGAGACGGAGCAACCTGGCATACTGAAACCTGAGCATTATGCTTGTGTGGTTGATCTACTATCTCGTGCCAAGCGGTTCGACGATGCCAAGAGGTTTCTTGAGGAGCTCCCCTTTGAGCCAGGCATTGGGTTCTGGAAGGCTTTGGTAGGGGGCTGTCAGATTCACTGGAACAGGGGGCTGGCTGAGAGCGTTGCAAAGCGCATTCATGCATTGGATCCAAAGGACACATCTTCCTACATTCTTCTGTCAAATGTTTACTTTGCGTCAGGAAGCTGGCAAAGTGTGTCTATGATCAGGAGGGAGATTAAGGAGAAGGGGATGAAGAGGATCACCGGCTGCAGTTGGATTGAGGTCCAGGACAAGGTCCATGTCTTCTCCAATGGAGACTGTAGGCATCACCAGAGTGATGAAATTTATTCGATGCTTGAAGCGTGTTTTTATTCCATGGAAGATGAGCATGAACACTCAATTGTGTGA